TCCCTGCACGACACGCTTCGGCACATCATCAGCGTGATGCGGCGGTGGGCCAACAGAATCGCCGACCGACCTCCGGGGAAGCCCCTCGAGGAGACCCCAACGCCTCACACGCCAGACGAGTTGTTGGTGCTGCTGGACGAGGTGAACCGGGAACTCCAGGACGTCGTCGCCCGCGTCGCCCGAGAGGGTCGATTTGATGAGATGATGCGAGTGGAGTTCACCCCAGAGTGCTTCAGCCGTGGCACCGCGTTCGTGCACGTCATCACGCATGGTGCACACCACCGTGCGCAAGTCTTGAACATGCTCCGTC
The sequence above is drawn from the bacterium genome and encodes:
- a CDS encoding DinB family protein: MDNTERFLRHNAWAARVLLERCRSLTPEQFHQRFEIGPGSLHDTLRHIISVMRRWANRIADRPPGKPLEETPTPHTPDELLVLLDEVNRELQDVVARVAREGRFDEMMRVEFTPECFSRGTAFVHVITHGAHHRAQVLNMLRRLGVTTLPDLEAIEWELRTRAGG